A genomic window from Streptomyces broussonetiae includes:
- a CDS encoding alpha/beta fold hydrolase, which yields MDKKTTSRDGTALAYAMTGRGPTVILVCGAMSTGGTMAPLAERLAERCTAVVYDRRGRGASGDTAPYAVAREVEDLATLLDAVGGDAAVFGVSSGGALVLEAVASGLPVRRAAVYEVPYADALEGGAEREAVYKERLTEALSAGRRGDAVELFLRLTGLGEEVIRGARQSPMWAGMEAVAPSLAHDDTVMGDGLLPRDRLTTISVPVLSVAGGASPRWMRDAARAVADFVPEGTYRVLEGQTHMVEPEVLGPVLADYFTARP from the coding sequence ATGGACAAGAAGACGACTTCCCGCGACGGCACCGCGCTGGCGTACGCGATGACCGGCCGGGGGCCCACGGTGATCCTGGTGTGCGGCGCGATGTCCACCGGGGGCACCATGGCGCCCCTGGCCGAACGGCTCGCGGAGCGCTGCACGGCCGTCGTCTACGACCGCCGGGGCCGCGGCGCGAGCGGTGACACGGCGCCCTACGCGGTCGCGCGCGAGGTCGAGGACCTGGCGACGCTGCTCGACGCCGTGGGCGGCGACGCGGCGGTGTTCGGGGTGTCCTCGGGCGGTGCGCTCGTGCTCGAGGCGGTGGCGAGCGGGCTGCCGGTGCGCCGGGCGGCCGTGTACGAGGTCCCGTACGCCGACGCCCTCGAGGGCGGGGCCGAACGGGAGGCCGTGTACAAGGAACGGCTGACCGAGGCTCTCTCCGCGGGCCGGCGCGGGGACGCGGTGGAGCTGTTCCTGCGACTGACCGGACTCGGCGAGGAGGTCATCCGCGGCGCCCGCCAGTCACCGATGTGGGCCGGCATGGAGGCGGTCGCGCCCAGCCTGGCCCACGACGACACGGTCATGGGCGACGGGCTGCTCCCCCGGGACCGGCTCACGACGATCTCCGTGCCGGTGCTGTCGGTCGCGGGCGGGGCGAGCCCCCGGTGGATGCGCGACGCGGCCCGCGCGGTCGCCGACTTCGTGCCCGAGGGCACCTACCGGGTCCTGGAGGGGCAGACCCACATGGTGGAGCCGGAGGTGCTGGGGCCGGTGCTGGCGGACTACTTCACGGCCCGGCCGTAA
- a CDS encoding DUF427 domain-containing protein: protein MAEGHTITIDKSEQHVRVMHGDQVLAETDRPLLLRETGCPVRYYIPAEDVRLDLLTPSGTHSVCPFKGTASYWSLPDAPDLVWGYPDPKPGVAEIKDHFCFYEVEVS from the coding sequence ATGGCCGAAGGACACACGATCACCATCGACAAGAGTGAGCAGCACGTGCGCGTGATGCACGGCGACCAGGTGCTCGCGGAGACCGACCGTCCCCTGCTGCTGCGCGAGACGGGCTGCCCGGTGCGGTACTACATCCCCGCCGAGGACGTCCGTCTCGACCTGCTGACCCCCTCCGGGACCCACAGCGTCTGCCCGTTCAAGGGCACGGCGTCGTACTGGTCGCTGCCGGACGCACCGGACCTGGTCTGGGGGTATCCGGACCCGAAGCCGGGCGTCGCGGAGATCAAGGACCACTTCTGCTTCTACGAGGTGGAAGTGTCGTGA
- a CDS encoding LOG family protein, with protein sequence MNICVFLSAADLDERYTRPAREFAELIGKAGHTLVWGGSNVGLMKVVADGVHEAGGRLLGVSVEFLASKARPGADEMVIAADLAERKKLLLDKADAVVIMVGGTGTLDEATEILELKKHGRTDKPVVLLNTAGFYDGLEQQFRRMEVEGFLPRPLSELVFFAQEPVGALAYLEESLGHR encoded by the coding sequence ATGAACATCTGCGTCTTCCTGTCCGCCGCCGACCTCGACGAGCGGTACACACGCCCCGCGCGCGAGTTCGCGGAACTGATCGGCAAGGCCGGTCACACACTGGTCTGGGGCGGCTCCAACGTCGGGCTGATGAAGGTCGTCGCCGACGGGGTGCACGAGGCGGGCGGCAGGCTGCTGGGCGTGTCCGTGGAGTTCCTCGCGAGCAAGGCCCGGCCCGGCGCCGACGAGATGGTGATCGCCGCGGACCTCGCCGAGCGCAAGAAGCTGCTGCTGGACAAGGCCGACGCCGTGGTGATCATGGTGGGCGGCACCGGCACGCTGGACGAGGCGACCGAGATCCTGGAGCTGAAGAAGCACGGCCGCACCGACAAGCCGGTCGTCCTGCTGAACACCGCGGGCTTCTACGACGGCCTCGAGCAGCAGTTCCGCCGCATGGAGGTCGAGGGTTTCCTGCCGCGCCCGCTGTCCGAGCTGGTGTTCTTCGCCCAGGAGCCGGTCGGCGCGCTGGCCTACCTGGAGGAGTCACTGGGCCACCGCTGA